The genomic region AAGATAAAACTGAAAATGTTTATCATTTAAGTGCCTTAATGTGTGTACAGCATAGGTTAGAGATACTGGACAAAGTAAAAGAGTGTCTTAAAAATAACCAGCCCTGCCGCCTTGTTACCACTCAACTTATTGAGGCGGGGGTAGATATAGATTTTCCGGTAGTTTACCGTTATAAGGCGGGGCTAGATAGTTTGGTACAGGCCGCAGGCCGTTGTAACCGCAATAATAAGTTACCGCAGTTGGGGAAGTTTGTTATTTTTAGCTTGACTAGCGATGAGTACAAAGAGCCGCTACTCTTTCAAAAGCAAACAGAGACCTTTGAGATGGTAAAACGTAATTTTGCTACAGAAGAATTTTTTGCACAAAGTACTATTACTTTATATTTTAAAAAACTTTATAGTAAATATAGTTTAGATGAAAAAGAGGTTCATGAACTTTGTAAATGCAGTACAAGCTTTACTAAAAGCCTCTTTGAAACCGGCTATAGGGGCTATAATTTTGCCGGTGTTGATAAAAATTTTAAAATTATTGATAATGAACAATACTCTCTTATTATTCCTTACAATAATGCAGCTTTAGAATTAATTGAAGATTTACAAAAAATAATTGCAGAGAGAAAGCTAGGGCTAGATGAGAGGAAACCTAGAAGTATCAGTAAAATTTTAAAAAAACTTGCTAAAAGCCAAGTTTCGGTGTATGATAATACCTTTAGTAAGCTTAATAAATTAGGTGCTTTAATTCCGCTAGCTATTAACAAAGATAGCACGATTTATATTTTAAATAAAAATTATTATACAGATTGTTATAGTAGCAACTATGGCCTAAGTGAAGAGGCCGAAGCCGGTAAGCCCGAAGATTATATAATTTAGAAGAGAGGCAATATGCAGGGAGTACAAGTTTATTTTGAGGGCCAATATGCCTGTTTTACCCGCCCCGAGCTAAAAACCGAGCGGGTAAGTTATGATGTACCCACACCGGGTGCCGTACGCAATATGCTGCAGGCTATTTATTGGAAGCCGGCAATAGAGTGGCATATCCGCTCTATCACGGTGCTAAAACCTATTCAGTTTATGACGGTAAAACGTAATGAGGTGTACGGCCAGCAAAGCGAAAGCGGTGGAAATAAGGGCGGTATCATTATTGAGAACAACCGCGTGCAACGTAACGGTTTACTGTTAAAAGACGTGGCTTATATAGTAGACGCTTACTTTACCTTAACCGCTAAAGCAGGAACGGAAGACACCGAAGAAAAACACTTTGCTATCATCAAACGGCGTTTACAAAATGGCCAATGCTTTGCCCAGCCCTTTTTGGGCTGCCGTGAGTTTAGTGCCTTTTTTAGAGAGGCTCAAGATGTACATACTGAGCTTGAGTTTATTAAAGCTAAAGGTGAGCAAGTTGCAGAAATTGACTATAAAGATTTAGGGTACATGCTTTATGATGTGGATTATAGTAACCCTCAAGCTAAAGTTTTACAGCCGCGTTACTTTGAGGCAAAATTGATAAATAATGTGCTTACAATAGAGGGTGTAGAGGTAAAACAATGATACTAAACGCTTTATACAAGTTATATAATCGGCTAGAAAGTGACCCTAATGAGCGTGAAAATATTCCTAGTAGGTCATCAAGTAAAATTAAGGTAAACTATGCTTTAGTTATTAATAAAGAAGGTAAACTCATAGCCATAAACCTTATAGGGAATGCCGAAAAAGCTAAGGTACAAAGTAAAAAACTCTTTGTGCCTTATCAACTAGACGATAGCGGCGGTATCCGCGAACGCTTTTTGTGCGGTAAAGCCAAATATTTATTAGGAGTAGATAGTAAAGATAGCAAACTTTACGAGGCTTACTTTGAAGCTACCAAAAAACTGCACCATGCTATAGGTGATAAATTAACCAATAATAGTGAAATGCAGGCGGTGATTAAGTTTTTTGATAACTGGTTACCTGAACAAGCCTTAGAAAACAACATTATTAAAGAAAAATGGGACGATTTAGTAAAAAACCCGGCCAGCTTAGTCTTTGAGGTTGAAATGGGTGAAAGCCTTTATGTGCATGAAAATGAGGAGATTAAAGAGGCTTTTAAACAAGACTACGAGCAAAAGTTTAGCGGCAGCGATGTAACTAAAGGAACTTGCCTGATAAGCGGGAAAGAAGATATGCCCTTAGTACGTTTGCACGAAAAAATTAAAGGTGTAGCAGGGGCGCAACCTACTGGGGCCAACCTTGTAAGTTATAACGACACCATCTTTGAAAGTTATGGCCTTAAGGGTGGCGAAAATGCTAAAATTAGCGGGGAAACTGCCTTTAATTATGCCGCCGCCCTTAATTATTTGCTTAGTAATAGCAAGCGGTATACACGTGCTGGGAGTACCACTTTTGTTTATTGGAGTGAAATTAAAGACCCCGCCGAAGATGAAATTGATTTAATTATTGAAGCCGAAGAGACTGCCCTTGATAATTTGCTGGCTGAATATTCTCAGTTAAAGCAAAACAAGGTTACTTTAAAGGCAAGGGATAATCAAGCTTTTTACATTTTAGCCCTTATCCCCGCGGCTGGGCGGCTGGGCATTCGCTTCTTTTTAGAAAGTAATGTTGATAAATTAAAAATGAGCATTGCCAGCCATTACCAAGATATAGCTTTAGGCACACCGCCCGATGAGCCCGCCAAAGATGAAGAGAGAAAGCCCATTAAAGCTAAAAGCGGTAAAG from Spirochaetaceae bacterium harbors:
- the cas5c gene encoding type I-C CRISPR-associated protein Cas5c, with translation MQGVQVYFEGQYACFTRPELKTERVSYDVPTPGAVRNMLQAIYWKPAIEWHIRSITVLKPIQFMTVKRNEVYGQQSESGGNKGGIIIENNRVQRNGLLLKDVAYIVDAYFTLTAKAGTEDTEEKHFAIIKRRLQNGQCFAQPFLGCREFSAFFREAQDVHTELEFIKAKGEQVAEIDYKDLGYMLYDVDYSNPQAKVLQPRYFEAKLINNVLTIEGVEVKQ
- the cas8c gene encoding type I-C CRISPR-associated protein Cas8c/Csd1 encodes the protein MILNALYKLYNRLESDPNERENIPSRSSSKIKVNYALVINKEGKLIAINLIGNAEKAKVQSKKLFVPYQLDDSGGIRERFLCGKAKYLLGVDSKDSKLYEAYFEATKKLHHAIGDKLTNNSEMQAVIKFFDNWLPEQALENNIIKEKWDDLVKNPASLVFEVEMGESLYVHENEEIKEAFKQDYEQKFSGSDVTKGTCLISGKEDMPLVRLHEKIKGVAGAQPTGANLVSYNDTIFESYGLKGGENAKISGETAFNYAAALNYLLSNSKRYTRAGSTTFVYWSEIKDPAEDEIDLIIEAEETALDNLLAEYSQLKQNKVTLKARDNQAFYILALIPAAGRLGIRFFLESNVDKLKMSIASHYQDIALGTPPDEPAKDEERKPIKAKSGKDGTKKIKQYVGLYKLMDSLVSQNIKKNRSEAIDDNLAGKIAYAIFSGINYPQNLLVAVIRAIKADGQVTRPRASIIKGVLVRNYDKREEINKVLNEQLDDVGYLCGRLFAVLEATQNKAIGGGTTIADKYLATAASTPVRVFPQLLNLNQHHKSKIGGGLAVNIDKELQEIFNLFKEGMNFPKTLSTEGQGLFYIGYYQEKAAVWQRLKSAKPADINPTEEGAN